Proteins from a single region of Ischnura elegans chromosome 2, ioIscEleg1.1, whole genome shotgun sequence:
- the LOC124153243 gene encoding uncharacterized protein LOC124153243: MLLVGDGSTFTTARPARQLGCVAYAEVGGESRASRTSSPVAGSRKQDTDFIASRSYLRSTSFEQLEQSFASNTHHQYQLQAGFIQRRWHAVYISRLQLPSDIQLADPDFHRPQRVDGLLGAEVFWELLCPGEFKAHPTIPTLRNSTLGWIFGGRINSKEVINETHSYTSSFITINEQLQQFWQLEECPTMQQVHSPEQLECEEHFVNNFKRDKEGRFILKLPLKESVTQLGESRDIAIRRFLLLERRLQRDRNYRAAYIAFMDDYEKQLHMEVIPDPESKGITYYIPHHAVIKPSSSTTKLRVVFDGSCPSSSGVSLNDVLMMGPLVQDDIFSILSRFRLHRYAITADIKQMYRQIKIDDDDTNLQRIIWRSTSDSPLLTYRLKTVTYGTSSAPYLATRCLRQLAYEEAREFPQASAIALKDFYVDDLITGADTFEEALEINQQMISMFNRGVFQIRKWCTNNVTLLSRIPESLREINYHVHSDGDFTVKSLGLVWKPVQDIFCFIVRPIIRQFPFTRRSVLSDIAHLFDPLGFIGPVIIKAKIFLQRLWELKGDWDDPLPATYHAAWCQFREELPLLEKLKVPRWVDFANSRKGSMVDLHGFCDASEGGYGACVYIRTSSKTGYNVHLLCSKSKVSPLKKISIPRLELLAAKLLSKLIYSVSRACNFEGKFSLWSDSQIVLTWLSGPSYQWKTFVANRVTEINELTKECVWRHVRSNENPADHVSRGLSPQEILTNDTWWNGPPWLSLQEDAWPAATILVSPSIPEQRKKTTVFLVTCKEFDLLHRYSSLDKLLRITAYCLRFFHNSSRSSVRFTGSLSAQEVNQAMLQLIKVVQRQMFAQEFRELSNDGEVGRRSRLRTLSPFLDTNMIIRVGGRIKASEESYDTKHPIVLPGNDYLSKLIAMKEHLKHLHCAPQALLSSLRLNFWPLNGRTLALKVVHQCLKCFRCNPKVGEQKMGNLPKERVQPSRPFLNTGIDYRGPVHIRSRNGRGSTTLKAYIAVFVCFATKAIHLELVGNLTSESFIGCLRRFMARRGKCANLYSDNATNFKGAHKELHKLFTSASHEAKLNKFLIEDNIKWHFIPPRSPHFGGLWEAGVKSVKFHLMRILGEAHLTYEEMYTCLTLIEACLNSRPLCPLSCDPNDLNPLTPSHFLIGTALTAAADSDLREVPLNRLSRWQYVQQLHQHFWGRWSKEYLTGLQQRTLWIKKKPNLSPGDLVMLKEENLPPLKWNLGRVIEVYPGEDGLVRVASVKTACGVWKRAISKLCPLPIEE; encoded by the exons atgctgcttgTTGGCGACGGCAGCACTTTCACCACGGCTAGGCCCGCTCGCCAGCTTGGCTGTGTCGCTTATGCTGAAGTTGGAGGCGAGTCTCGCGCCAGCCGCACGAGTTCACCGGTGGCAGGCAGTCGGAAGCAAGACA CTGATTTCATCGCATCACGTTCATACCTTCGGTCAACGAGCTTCGAGCAGCTAGAGCAGTCATTTGCATCGAATACTCATCACCAATATCAACTTCAAGCTGGTTTCATTCAACGACGTTGGCACGCAGTTT ATATATCAAGGTTGCAGCTACCATCGGACATTCAACTTGCCGATCCAGATTTTCACCGCCCCCAGAGAGTGGACGGATTGCTTGGTGCAGAAGTCTTCTGGGAATTGCTGTGTCCAGGAGAATTCAAGGCTCATCCAACCATACCAACACTTCGGAATTCAACATTGGGCTGGATATTTGGAGGAAGAATCAACAGCAAAGAGGTAATTAATGAAACCCACAGCTACACCAGTTCATTCATCACCATTAATGAACAATTACAACAGTTTTGGCAATTAGAAGAATGTCCTACAATGCAACAAGTTCATTCACCAGAGCAGTTAGAATGTGAAGAACACTTTGTCAACAATTTCAAGCGAGATAAAGAAGGGAGATTCATTCTAAAATTGCCCTTAAAGGAATCTGTTACACAGTTAGGTGAATCAAGAGACATTGCAATTAGGAGATTCCTGTTGCTGGAGCGTAGATTACAGAGGGATAGAAATTATCGTGCTGCATACATAGCATTCATGGATGACTACGAGAAACAACTTCACATGGAAGTCATACCAGATCCAGAGAGTAAGGGAATCACATACTACATTCCACATCATGCTGTCATTAAACCCAGTAGCTCAACAACCAAGCTAAGAGTGGTTTTTGATGGTTCCTGTCCATCATCATCTGGTGTATCACTAAATGATGTCCTGATGATGGGACCTTTGGTCcaagatgatattttttccattttgagcaGATTTAGACTGCACCGTTATGCAATAACTGCAGATATTAAACAAATGTATCGCCAAATTAAGATAGATGATGATGACACAAATTTACAGCGGATTATTTGGAGGTCTACTTCAGATTCCCCATTGTTAACTTACCGGCTAAAAACCGTAACTTATGGTACATCATCTGCACCATACTTAGCCACTCGGTGCCTTCGGCAGTTAGCCTACGAGGAAGCAAGGGAGTTTCCTCAAGCATCAGCCATTGCATTGAAGGATTTTTATGTAGATGATTTAATAACCGGGGCTGACACCTTTGAAGAGGCATTGGAGATAAATCAACAAATGATTAGTATGTTCAATCGTGGTGTATTTCAGATTAGAAAATGGTGCACAAATAATGTAACATTGTTATCAAGAATCCCTGAATCTCttagagaaataaattatcatgtgCATTCAGATGGTGACTTCACAGTGAAGAGCTTAGGTTTAGTTTGGAAACCAGttcaggatattttttgttttattgtaagGCCAATTATTCGACAATTTCCATTCACCCGACGCTCAGTGCTTTCAGACATAGCACACCTGTTTGATCCTTTGGGATTTATAGGACCTGTTATTATTAAGGCTAAGATATTTCTTCAAAGGCTATGGGAACTCAAAGGTGATTGGGATGATCCTCTTCCAGCAACATATCATGCTGCTTGGTGCCAATTCAGGGAAGAGTTACCATTGCTGGAGAAACTTAAGGTGCCTCGCTGGGTGGATTTTGCAAATTCAAGGAAAGGATCAATGGTTGACCTACATGGTTTCTGTGATGCTTCTGAAGGGGGATATGGAGCATGTGTATACATCAGAACTTCCTCTAAAACTGGTTATAACGTACATTTACTGTGCTCCAAGTCCAAGGTTTCCCCCTTGAAGAAGATATCAATACCACGTCTGGAATTACTGGCGGCTAAGTTATTATCCAAACTGATTTACTCTGTTTCAAGGGCTTGTAATTTCGAGGGAAAATTTTCACTGTGGTCTGATTCACAGATTGTATTAACTTGGCTATCTGGTCCTTCATATCAATGGAAAACTTTTGTTGCTAATAGGGTAACTGAAATCAATGAGCTAACAAAGGAATGTGTTTGGAGGCATGTCCGAAGTAATGAAAATCCTGCAGACCATGTATCAAGAGGTTTATCACCTCAAGAAATTCTGACAAATGACACTTGGTGGAATGGTCCCCCATGGTTATCGTTACAGGAGGATGCCTGGCCTGCAGCTACAATTTTGGTGTCACCATCTATTCCTGAACAACGGAAGAAGACAACAGTCTTCTTAGTCACTTGCAAGGAGTTTGATCTGCTGCATAGATATTCATCGCTAGACAAGCTACTAAGAATTACAGCATATTGtttaagattttttcataattcgtCAAGGTCATCAGTTAGATTCACTGGTTCTTTGTCCGCACAAGAGGTCAATCAAGCCATGTTGCAGTTAATTAAGGTGGTGCAAAGACAGATGTTTGCACAGGAGTTTAGAGAATTATCTAATGATGGAGAAGTGGGAAGAAGATCGAGACTCAGAACACTCAGCCCATTTCTTGACACCAATATGATAATCAGAGTTGGTGGCAGAATCAAGGCTTCTGAAGAATCCTATGATACCAAACATCCAATTGTCTTGCCCGGTAATGATTACTTGTCGAAACTGATCGCGATGAAAGAGCACCTCAAGCATTTACATTGTGCACCTCAAGCGCTGTTGTCATCACTTCGATTAAATTTTTGGCCTTTAAATGGAAGAACTCTCGCTCTAAAGGTGGTTCACCAATGTCTTAAATGTTTCAGAtgcaatcctaaggttggtgAACAGAAAATGGGAAATCTTCCTAAGGAGAGAGTTCAACCCAGTCGTCCTTTCCTGAACACTGGAATTGACTACCGTGGTCCTGTCCACATTAGAAGTCGTAATGGTAGAGGCAGTACTACATTGAAGGcatatattgctgtttttgtttGCTTTGCGACAAAGGCAATTCATCTCGAACTAGTTGGTAACCTGACTTCTGAATCATTTATTGGATGTTTGAGGAGGTTCATGGCTCGACGGGGAAAATGTGCCAATTTGTACTCTGACAATGCTACTAATTTCAAGGGTGCACACAAGGAGTTGCACAAATTGTTTACTTCAGCTTCTCATGAGGCTAAACTCAACAAATTCTTAATTGAAGACAACATTAAATGGCATTTCATACCTCCCAGAAGTCCACATTTCGGAGGTCTTTGGGAGGCAGGAGTTAAATCTGTAAAATTCCACTTAATGCGTATATTAGGCGAGGCTCATCTCACCTATGAAGAAATGTATACTTGTCTTACATTAATCGAAGCATGCCTCAATTCTCGTCCTTTGTGTCCTTTATCATGTGACCCAAATGACCTTAACCCATTAACCCCAAGTCATTTCCTAATTGGTACTGCACTCACTGCTGCTGCTGATTCTGACCTTAGAGAAGTGCCACTAAACAGACTTTCTAGGTGGCAATACGTTCAGCAGCTGCATCAGCATTTTTGGGGCAGGTGGTCCAAGGAGTACTTAACCGGTCTTCAGCAGCGGACATTGTGGATAAAGAAGAAACCAAATCTAAGTCCAGGGGATTTGGTGatgctgaaggaggaaaatcttCCTCCTTTGAAGTGGAACTTGGGCCGAGTCATCGAAGTATATCCCGGAGAGGATGGACTAGTTCGAGTGGCTTCTGTGAAAACTGCTTGCGGCGTTTGGAAAAGAGCAATATCCAAACTGTGTCCCCTTCCCATTGAAGAGTAA